Proteins encoded in a region of the Halostella limicola genome:
- a CDS encoding DUF424 domain-containing protein produces MIVNERETEEGLLVAVCDDDLLGETFEEGNVSLTVTEEFYGGEEVDADAVVESLARATVANIVGRESVELAIDEGFVDEANVLEVESTLHAQVLQLA; encoded by the coding sequence GTGATCGTCAACGAGCGCGAGACGGAGGAGGGGCTGCTCGTCGCGGTCTGCGACGACGACCTGCTCGGCGAGACGTTCGAGGAGGGGAACGTCTCGCTCACCGTCACCGAGGAGTTCTACGGCGGCGAGGAGGTCGACGCCGACGCCGTCGTCGAGAGCCTCGCGCGCGCCACCGTCGCCAACATCGTCGGCCGCGAGTCGGTCGAACTGGCGATCGACGAGGGGTTCGTCGACGAGGCGAACGTCCTCGAAGTGGAGTCGACGCTGCACGCGCAGGTGCTGCAACTGGCCTGA
- a CDS encoding tetratricopeptide repeat protein: MTDDHGDPDDHRFSEGEGFSGSYDEFDLDPPELDVDPDKVDPVDSRVVADMLDDEAIPDDQIDADALVDVGIEYMRINRYEQATDALERAAQYADDDLVEQEARANKGAAHAELEEYDAAIGAYREALRIDDSSEHAATAHTNLAYALWESGRSEQALEHAEKAVEIDERFAQAWYNRGFFLLERGLAEDALNSIDNAIRLGMRNAAVLNEKSRALEELGEYDRAEEIAEEAEEMRKEAEQELVE, encoded by the coding sequence ATGACCGACGATCACGGCGATCCCGACGACCACCGCTTCTCGGAGGGCGAGGGGTTCTCCGGCTCCTACGACGAGTTCGACCTCGACCCGCCGGAGCTCGACGTCGACCCGGACAAGGTCGACCCCGTCGACTCGCGGGTCGTCGCCGACATGCTGGACGACGAGGCGATCCCGGACGACCAGATCGACGCCGACGCCCTCGTCGACGTGGGGATCGAGTACATGCGGATCAACCGCTACGAGCAGGCGACGGACGCCCTGGAGCGGGCCGCACAGTACGCCGACGACGACCTCGTCGAGCAGGAGGCCCGGGCGAACAAGGGCGCGGCCCACGCCGAACTGGAGGAGTACGACGCCGCCATCGGCGCGTACCGCGAGGCCCTGCGCATCGACGACTCCAGCGAGCACGCCGCGACGGCCCACACCAACCTCGCGTACGCGCTGTGGGAGTCCGGGCGGAGCGAGCAGGCGCTCGAACACGCCGAGAAGGCCGTCGAGATCGACGAGCGCTTCGCGCAGGCGTGGTACAACCGCGGCTTCTTCCTGCTGGAGCGCGGCCTCGCCGAGGACGCGCTGAACAGCATCGACAACGCGATCCGCCTGGGGATGCGCAACGCCGCCGTCCTCAACGAGAAGTCCCGCGCGCTCGAAGAACTGGGCGAGTACGACCGCGCCGAAGAGATCGCCGAGGAGGCCGAGGAGATGCGCAAGGAGGCCGAGCAGGAGCTGGTAGAGTGA
- the thpR gene encoding RNA 2',3'-cyclic phosphodiesterase: protein MRLFVSIDLPDELADAVREAQELFEGASGLSFTDPEQAHVTMKFLGDVEEERLDEVTAAVERGVDRGVDHAGIAGSFPARFAGLGVFPSLDYISVVWLGVEVGDDEMTALHECIEDETTDLGFDPEENEFTPHVTLARMEHAGGKERVQEVVENRHPTVGEMAVEEVRLTKSDLTEDGPEYSTVESFPL from the coding sequence ATGCGACTGTTCGTCAGTATCGATCTGCCCGACGAGTTAGCGGACGCGGTGCGGGAGGCCCAGGAGCTGTTCGAGGGGGCGAGCGGCCTCAGCTTCACCGACCCCGAGCAGGCCCACGTGACGATGAAGTTCCTCGGGGACGTCGAGGAGGAGCGTCTCGACGAAGTGACCGCCGCCGTCGAGCGCGGGGTGGACCGCGGCGTCGACCACGCCGGCATCGCGGGCTCGTTCCCGGCGCGGTTCGCGGGGCTGGGGGTGTTCCCGAGCCTCGACTACATCAGCGTCGTCTGGCTCGGCGTCGAGGTCGGCGACGACGAGATGACGGCGCTGCACGAGTGCATCGAGGACGAGACGACCGACCTCGGCTTCGACCCGGAGGAGAACGAGTTCACGCCCCACGTCACGCTCGCCCGGATGGAACACGCCGGCGGGAAAGAGCGGGTGCAGGAGGTCGTCGAGAACCGCCACCCCACGGTGGGCGAGATGGCCGTCGAGGAGGTGCGCCTGACGAAAAGCGACCTGACCGAGGACGGGCCCGAGTACTCGACGGTGGAGTCGTTCCCGCTGTAG
- a CDS encoding 50S ribosomal protein L39e has product MGKKSKAKKKRLAKLENQNSRVPAWVMMKTDMEVQRNPKRRNWRRNDTDE; this is encoded by the coding sequence ATGGGTAAGAAATCGAAGGCGAAGAAAAAGCGGCTCGCGAAGCTCGAGAACCAGAACAGCCGGGTGCCGGCGTGGGTCATGATGAAGACGGACATGGAAGTCCAGCGAAACCCCAAGCGGCGCAACTGGCGGCGTAACGACACGGACGAATAA
- a CDS encoding 50S ribosomal protein L31e, with amino-acid sequence MSANDFEERVVTVPLRDAKAEAKHKRADKAMTIVREHLAQHFSVDEEDVRLDPSINEAVWSRGRKKPPSKLRVRAARFEEEGRGVVEAEYAE; translated from the coding sequence ATGAGCGCCAACGACTTCGAGGAGCGGGTCGTCACCGTTCCGCTGCGTGACGCGAAGGCGGAGGCGAAGCACAAGCGCGCGGACAAGGCGATGACGATCGTCCGCGAGCACCTGGCCCAGCACTTCTCCGTCGACGAGGAGGACGTGCGCCTCGACCCGTCGATCAACGAGGCGGTCTGGTCCCGGGGCCGCAAGAAGCCCCCGAGCAAGCTCCGCGTCCGCGCCGCCCGCTTCGAGGAAGAGGGCCGCGGCGTCGTCGAAGCCGAGTACGCCGAGTAA
- a CDS encoding translation initiation factor IF-6 codes for MLRAAFSGSAYVGVFARATDNCLLVRPDVDQSLIEDLEDELDVPAAATTVGGSGTVGALAAGNSNGLLVSSRLRDVERERVDEVVDVPVAELPGRINAAGNVVLANDAGAYVHPDLPRDAVQVVEDTLDVPVERGELAGVRTVGTAAVATNDGVLCHPKATDGELDFLEELLDVRADIGTINYGAPLVGSGLVANSHGYVAGQDTTGPELGRIEDALGYID; via the coding sequence TTGCTTCGCGCCGCGTTCTCCGGTTCCGCGTACGTCGGTGTCTTCGCGCGTGCGACCGACAACTGCCTGCTCGTCCGCCCGGACGTCGATCAGTCCCTGATTGAGGACCTCGAAGACGAACTCGACGTCCCCGCGGCGGCCACGACCGTCGGCGGGTCGGGCACTGTCGGCGCGTTAGCCGCCGGCAACTCCAACGGCCTGCTGGTCAGTAGCCGCCTCCGCGACGTCGAGCGCGAGCGCGTCGACGAGGTGGTCGACGTGCCGGTCGCCGAGCTCCCCGGTCGGATCAACGCCGCCGGCAACGTCGTCCTCGCGAACGACGCGGGCGCGTACGTCCACCCCGACCTCCCGCGAGACGCGGTGCAGGTCGTAGAGGACACGCTCGACGTACCGGTCGAACGGGGCGAACTCGCGGGCGTCCGCACCGTCGGTACGGCCGCCGTGGCGACTAACGACGGCGTGCTCTGTCATCCCAAGGCGACCGACGGCGAGCTGGACTTCCTCGAGGAGCTGCTCGACGTCCGCGCCGACATCGGCACGATCAACTACGGCGCGCCGCTGGTCGGCTCCGGCCTGGTCGCGAACAGTCACGGCTACGTCGCCGGGCAGGACACGACCGGTCCGGAGCTCGGGCGCATCGAGGACGCGCTCGGCTACATCGACTGA
- the rpl18a gene encoding 50S ribosomal protein L18Ae: MSQFTVSGEFQSRDGWAAFEKSVDAENEDVAVEYVYSRMGSHHGLKRTQIEIEEVGE, encoded by the coding sequence ATGAGCCAGTTTACTGTCAGCGGTGAGTTCCAGTCGCGCGACGGCTGGGCAGCGTTCGAAAAGTCGGTCGACGCCGAGAACGAGGACGTCGCGGTCGAGTACGTCTACTCGCGCATGGGGAGCCACCACGGTCTCAAGCGCACGCAGATCGAGATCGAGGAGGTCGGCGAATAA
- the pfdA gene encoding prefoldin subunit alpha, with protein MGGGQQELQQLSQEIQEIQEQVEALEEEVEELQTEKREMDEAIEAIEKLDTGSTVQVPLGGDAYLRAEVQDIDEVIVGLGGGYAAEQEEGDAIDTLENKKDAVDDRIDEVNSEIAELESESEELEQKAQQMQQQQMQQQMQQMQQQEQDDDE; from the coding sequence ATGGGCGGTGGCCAGCAGGAGCTGCAGCAGCTCTCCCAGGAGATCCAGGAGATCCAGGAACAGGTCGAAGCCCTCGAAGAGGAGGTCGAGGAGCTCCAGACCGAGAAACGCGAGATGGACGAGGCCATCGAGGCCATCGAGAAGCTCGACACGGGGTCGACGGTGCAGGTGCCGCTCGGCGGCGACGCGTACCTCCGCGCCGAGGTGCAGGACATCGACGAGGTCATCGTCGGCCTCGGCGGCGGCTACGCCGCGGAGCAGGAGGAGGGCGACGCCATCGACACGCTGGAGAACAAGAAAGACGCCGTCGACGACCGTATCGACGAGGTCAACTCCGAAATCGCCGAGCTCGAGTCCGAGAGCGAGGAACTCGAGCAGAAGGCACAGCAGATGCAGCAGCAGCAGATGCAACAGCAGATGCAGCAGATGCAACAGCAGGAGCAGGACGACGACGAGTAA
- the ftsY gene encoding signal recognition particle-docking protein FtsY — protein MFDSLKDKLGSFRDEAEEVAEEKAEELDEEELEELEDEAAAEETAAVDDTDATDAEPADGDASDPEATAEAAAAEDVDVDPDAAAAVDEGEAVAAEAESPETAAAAEAVAREDPDAPTSEDADESGVDTADEDADEVRAAADEADAAAEGAESDADESADAAEEESSGGGFLSRANPFSSGSSADDAADESAEDDAVDEAAADADVAEADAETGPAEPEAAADSVEAEPVDGGAAEPEAAAEADEPDEDADDAADEEIEDDEGDTGFAAKAKAVATGKFVIEEEDLEDPLWELEMALLESDVEMSVAKEILSNIEDQLVGQTRRFTESTGAVVEEALGEAILDVISVGQFDFDERVAEADKPLVIIFTGVNGVGKTTSIAKLSKYLEDRGFSSVMANGDTYRAGANEQIREHAENLDRKLITHEQGGDPAAVIYDAVEYAEANDVDVVLGDTAGRLHTNEDLMDQLAKIERVVGPDMTLFVDEAVAGQDAVNRAKQFNEAAEIDGTVLTKADADSQGGAAISIAHVTGKPILFLGVGQGYDDIEPFDPEELVDSLLGDEE, from the coding sequence ATGTTCGACAGCCTGAAGGACAAGCTGGGTAGTTTCCGCGACGAGGCGGAGGAGGTCGCCGAGGAGAAGGCCGAGGAGCTCGACGAGGAGGAGCTCGAAGAGCTCGAGGACGAGGCGGCCGCCGAGGAGACGGCGGCGGTCGACGATACCGACGCCACCGACGCGGAACCCGCCGACGGCGACGCGTCCGATCCGGAGGCCACCGCCGAGGCCGCGGCGGCCGAGGACGTCGACGTCGATCCCGACGCGGCCGCAGCGGTCGACGAGGGCGAAGCCGTCGCCGCGGAGGCCGAGTCCCCCGAGACGGCGGCCGCCGCGGAGGCCGTTGCGCGAGAGGACCCGGACGCGCCGACGAGCGAGGACGCGGACGAATCCGGCGTTGATACTGCCGATGAGGACGCCGACGAGGTCCGCGCAGCTGCCGACGAGGCGGACGCAGCCGCGGAGGGCGCGGAGTCCGACGCGGACGAGAGCGCGGACGCCGCCGAGGAAGAGAGCAGCGGCGGCGGCTTCCTCAGCAGGGCGAACCCCTTCTCTAGCGGATCGAGCGCCGACGACGCGGCGGACGAATCCGCGGAAGACGACGCTGTCGACGAAGCGGCGGCCGATGCGGACGTCGCCGAGGCCGACGCCGAGACGGGACCCGCCGAGCCGGAGGCGGCGGCAGATTCGGTCGAAGCGGAGCCCGTCGACGGCGGCGCGGCCGAACCGGAGGCGGCCGCGGAGGCCGACGAGCCGGACGAGGACGCGGACGACGCCGCGGACGAAGAAATCGAGGACGACGAGGGCGATACCGGCTTCGCCGCCAAGGCGAAGGCGGTCGCCACCGGCAAGTTCGTCATCGAGGAGGAGGACCTCGAGGACCCGCTGTGGGAGCTCGAGATGGCGCTGCTCGAGAGCGACGTGGAGATGAGCGTCGCCAAGGAGATCCTCAGCAACATCGAGGACCAGCTCGTCGGCCAGACCCGGCGGTTCACCGAGAGCACGGGCGCGGTCGTCGAGGAGGCGCTCGGCGAGGCGATCCTCGACGTCATCAGCGTCGGGCAGTTCGACTTCGACGAGCGAGTCGCGGAGGCGGACAAGCCGCTGGTCATCATCTTCACCGGCGTCAACGGCGTCGGGAAGACGACGAGCATCGCGAAGCTCTCGAAGTACCTGGAAGACCGGGGCTTTTCGTCTGTGATGGCCAACGGCGACACCTACCGCGCCGGGGCGAACGAGCAGATCCGCGAGCACGCGGAGAACTTGGATCGGAAGCTCATCACCCACGAGCAGGGCGGCGACCCCGCTGCGGTCATCTACGACGCCGTGGAGTACGCCGAGGCGAACGACGTCGACGTCGTGCTCGGCGACACGGCCGGCCGGCTCCACACCAACGAGGACCTGATGGACCAGCTGGCGAAGATCGAGCGCGTCGTCGGCCCGGACATGACGCTGTTCGTCGACGAGGCGGTCGCCGGTCAGGACGCGGTCAACCGCGCCAAGCAGTTCAACGAGGCCGCCGAGATCGACGGCACCGTCCTGACGAAGGCCGACGCCGACTCGCAGGGCGGCGCGGCCATCTCGATCGCCCACGTCACCGGGAAGCCGATCCTCTTTCTCGGCGTCGGGCAGGGGTACGACGACATCGAGCCGTTCGACCCCGAGGAGCTGGTCGACAGCCTGCTCGGCGACGAGGAGTAG